One region of Paucibacter aquatile genomic DNA includes:
- a CDS encoding putative bifunctional diguanylate cyclase/phosphodiesterase, translating to MSEFFQRWRARLRPAARTIWLLGCTPAAWAQVSGGDVIALDLRSPMFWLSVFGLLGALGLGLVLGLVQFQRLKLRQRRAELLLVRRERTKLSALLNAIPDPVYFKDANGAYEGCNPAFEQCTGLREADLVGRRDEQLAERPAWSQALGPQPPGKPGPQRTLSWLTQADGSRACLDVVQAPVFDEGQCLGQVGVARDVTALREAMSQLHRAVTVFEHCGEGIMVMDADLRIRDVNPALCAITGYSCEELEGSMPHYLRLNEQDPDFLERLWAEVEAHGKWSGELTDRHKNGETVPLWGTIVKVPPAESHGQPHYLSVLTDISRIKKTEAELLHQKLHDRLTGLPNLALLRDRIERQVGLAQRDHTCVAVLYIDLDGFRDVNDIAGHAAGDAVLKETAARFINVVRASDSVARVGADEFVVVLSGLVDEETSMRLGERLIDAMREPILLGDKSFTLGASIGLALFPADGVSVDELLRNAEAAMCRAKAHARNTVQAYRPELTQAVQQRFELTHALRHANEAAQFRLEYQPQVRLSDGALIGAEALLRWRHPTRGPISPAEFIPLAEDTGLIIPIGRWVLETACAQAARWQGQPGKPQQVAVNVSARQLRQPDFIETVDFILAETGCPAQALELEVTESLLLEDAEAAIELLGALTARGVRVAIDDFGTGYSSLSYLRRMPVRTLKIDRSFVSELGQDAHVAAIARTVIVLARSLNLDVLAEGVETAEQAAWLQREGCDWAQGWHYGRPMPAEDFVLTPHALPDGPRRTLRHLQLA from the coding sequence ATGAGCGAATTTTTTCAACGCTGGCGGGCGCGACTGCGACCGGCGGCACGCACGATCTGGCTGCTGGGCTGCACCCCGGCGGCTTGGGCGCAGGTGAGCGGCGGCGATGTGATCGCCCTGGACCTGCGCAGCCCCATGTTCTGGCTCAGCGTGTTTGGCCTGCTGGGCGCCCTCGGCCTGGGTTTGGTGCTGGGCCTGGTGCAGTTCCAGCGCCTCAAGCTGCGCCAGCGCCGCGCCGAGTTGCTGCTGGTGCGGCGCGAACGCACCAAGCTGAGCGCCTTGCTCAATGCCATTCCCGACCCGGTCTATTTCAAGGATGCCAATGGCGCTTACGAGGGCTGCAATCCGGCTTTCGAGCAATGCACAGGCCTGCGCGAAGCCGATCTGGTGGGCCGCCGTGACGAGCAGCTGGCCGAGCGCCCGGCCTGGAGCCAGGCCCTGGGCCCGCAGCCACCGGGCAAGCCCGGCCCGCAGCGCACCCTGAGCTGGCTGACCCAGGCCGATGGCAGCCGGGCCTGCCTGGACGTGGTGCAGGCGCCGGTGTTCGACGAGGGCCAGTGCCTGGGTCAGGTCGGGGTGGCGCGCGATGTCACCGCCCTGCGCGAGGCCATGAGCCAGCTGCACCGCGCGGTGACGGTCTTCGAGCACTGCGGCGAAGGCATCATGGTGATGGATGCCGATCTGCGCATCCGCGACGTCAACCCGGCCCTGTGCGCCATCACCGGCTACAGCTGCGAGGAGCTGGAAGGCAGCATGCCGCATTACCTGCGCCTCAATGAGCAGGACCCGGACTTCCTCGAGCGCCTCTGGGCCGAGGTCGAGGCCCACGGCAAATGGAGCGGCGAGTTGACCGACCGCCACAAGAACGGCGAGACCGTGCCGCTCTGGGGCACCATCGTCAAGGTGCCGCCGGCCGAAAGCCACGGCCAGCCGCATTACCTCTCGGTGCTGACCGACATCTCGCGCATCAAGAAGACCGAGGCCGAGCTGCTGCACCAGAAGCTGCATGACCGCCTGACCGGCCTGCCCAATCTGGCCCTGCTGCGCGACCGCATCGAGCGCCAGGTCGGCCTGGCCCAGCGCGACCACACCTGCGTGGCCGTGCTCTACATCGACCTCGACGGCTTCCGCGACGTCAACGACATCGCCGGCCATGCCGCCGGCGACGCCGTGCTCAAGGAAACCGCTGCCCGCTTCATCAATGTGGTGCGCGCCAGCGACTCGGTGGCCCGGGTGGGCGCGGACGAGTTCGTGGTCGTGCTGTCCGGCCTGGTGGACGAAGAGACCTCCATGCGCCTGGGTGAGCGCCTGATCGACGCCATGCGCGAGCCCATCTTGCTGGGCGACAAGAGCTTCACCCTGGGCGCCAGCATCGGCCTGGCCTTGTTCCCGGCCGATGGCGTCAGCGTGGACGAGCTGCTGCGCAATGCCGAGGCGGCCATGTGCCGGGCCAAGGCCCATGCCCGCAACACTGTGCAGGCCTATCGGCCCGAGCTGACCCAGGCGGTGCAGCAGCGCTTTGAGCTGACCCATGCCCTGCGCCATGCCAATGAGGCGGCGCAGTTCCGCCTGGAATACCAGCCCCAGGTGCGCCTGTCCGACGGCGCCCTGATCGGCGCCGAGGCCTTGCTGCGCTGGCGCCACCCGACCCGCGGGCCGATCTCGCCGGCCGAGTTCATCCCCCTGGCTGAGGACACCGGCCTGATCATCCCGATCGGCCGCTGGGTGCTGGAAACCGCCTGCGCCCAGGCCGCGCGCTGGCAGGGCCAGCCGGGCAAGCCGCAGCAGGTGGCCGTCAATGTGTCGGCGCGCCAGCTGCGCCAGCCCGACTTCATCGAGACCGTGGACTTCATCCTGGCCGAGACTGGCTGCCCGGCCCAGGCCCTGGAGCTGGAGGTGACCGAAAGCCTGCTGCTGGAGGACGCCGAGGCCGCCATCGAGCTGCTGGGCGCGCTGACCGCGCGCGGCGTGCGGGTTGCCATCGACGACTTCGGCACCGGCTATTCCTCGCTGTCCTATCTGCGCCGCATGCCGGTGCGCACGCTCAAGATCGACCGCAGCTTCGTCTCCGAGCTGGGCCAGGACGCCCATGTGGCGGCGATCGCCCGCACCGTCATCGTGCTGGCGCGCAGCCTCAACCTCGATGTGCTGGCCGAGGGCGTGGAAACCGCCGAGCAGGCCGCCTGGCTGCAGCGCGAGGGCTGCGACTGGGCCCAGGGCTGGCACTACGGCCGCCCCATGCCGGCCGAGGACTTTGTGCTGACCCCACATGCCTTGCCCGACGGGCCGCGCCGCACGCTGCGGCATTTGCAGCTGGCTTGA
- a CDS encoding N-acyl-D-amino-acid deacylase family protein, whose amino-acid sequence MQLLRGALIVDGVLSPAWTGDLLFDASGILEIGPDLSGRVGSHVSVRDCQGLALAPGFIDVHTHDDAALLLDPAMRPKLSQGVTTVVVGNCGISLVPLRLAPDQALPPPLNLLPAEAYRYARFADYRAALEAAQPAVNVLALVGHTALRAACMPELDRPARPAELAAMCALLDQALAEGAGGLSSGTFYAPAAAAPPEELLALARVAARHSGRIYATHLRDEMAGVLAAIEEAADTAHQAGLPLQISHHKCAGHRQWGRAIETLALIERLARRQDLGLDVYPYLAGSTVLREDLVDGHTPIRLTWSAPHPERSGQWLAEVASEWGVTEVEACRRLQPGGACYFQMCEDDVDRILAHPLAMIGSDGLPHDRQPHPRLWGAFPRVLAHYSRERGLLSLERAVHKMSGQSAQRFGLLHERGQLRPGAAADLLLFDPAVVQDAADYADPCRPARGIEAVWVNGRLALEAGVERARAGRVLSPCASRAAGASSS is encoded by the coding sequence ATGCAGCTGCTGCGCGGCGCGCTGATCGTGGACGGCGTTCTGAGCCCGGCTTGGACCGGTGATTTGCTGTTCGACGCCAGCGGCATCCTCGAGATAGGCCCGGATCTGTCCGGCCGGGTGGGCAGCCATGTGTCGGTCCGCGATTGCCAGGGTCTGGCCCTGGCGCCGGGCTTCATCGATGTGCACACCCACGACGATGCCGCCCTCTTGCTGGACCCGGCCATGCGGCCCAAGCTCAGCCAGGGCGTCACCACCGTGGTGGTGGGCAATTGCGGCATCTCGCTGGTGCCGCTGCGCCTGGCGCCGGATCAGGCGCTGCCGCCGCCGCTGAACCTGCTGCCCGCTGAGGCCTACCGTTACGCGCGTTTCGCCGACTACCGGGCGGCACTGGAGGCCGCGCAACCGGCGGTCAATGTGCTGGCCCTGGTCGGCCACACCGCCTTGCGCGCGGCCTGCATGCCCGAGCTGGATCGCCCGGCCCGCCCGGCCGAGCTGGCCGCCATGTGCGCGCTGCTGGATCAGGCCCTGGCCGAGGGCGCCGGCGGCTTGTCTTCGGGCACCTTCTACGCCCCGGCCGCCGCCGCGCCGCCCGAGGAGCTGCTGGCCCTGGCCCGGGTGGCCGCGCGCCACAGCGGCCGCATCTACGCCACCCATCTGCGCGATGAGATGGCCGGCGTGCTGGCCGCCATCGAGGAGGCGGCCGACACCGCCCACCAGGCCGGCCTGCCGCTGCAGATTTCGCACCACAAATGCGCCGGCCACCGGCAATGGGGCCGCGCCATCGAGACCTTGGCCTTGATCGAGCGCCTGGCCCGGCGCCAGGACCTGGGCCTCGATGTCTACCCCTATCTGGCCGGTTCCACCGTGCTGCGCGAGGACTTGGTGGATGGCCACACGCCCATCCGCCTGACCTGGTCGGCGCCGCATCCGGAGCGCAGCGGCCAGTGGCTGGCCGAGGTGGCGTCGGAATGGGGCGTCACGGAGGTGGAGGCCTGCCGTCGCCTGCAGCCGGGCGGGGCCTGCTACTTCCAGATGTGCGAGGACGATGTCGATCGCATCCTCGCCCACCCGCTGGCCATGATCGGCTCGGACGGCCTGCCGCACGACCGCCAGCCCCACCCCCGGCTCTGGGGCGCCTTCCCGCGCGTGCTGGCCCATTACAGCCGCGAGCGCGGCCTGCTGAGCCTGGAGCGCGCGGTGCACAAGATGAGCGGCCAGAGTGCTCAGCGCTTCGGCCTGCTGCACGAGCGTGGCCAGTTGCGGCCGGGCGCCGCCGCCGACCTGCTGCTCTTCGACCCGGCGGTGGTCCAGGACGCGGCGGACTATGCCGACCCCTGCCGCCCGGCCCGCGGCATCGAGGCGGTCTGGGTCAATGGCCGGCTGGCGCTGGAGGCCGGGGTGGAGCGGGCGCGCGCCGGCCGGGTGCTCAGCCCGTGTGCGTCGCGGGCCGCAGGCGCAAGCTCATCGTGA
- a CDS encoding DMT family transporter has product MPSPTLATSVSSAPHRLSLWAGLAVILAWGLNFPLQKTLLTAMGPEGFLFLRFALMPVLVTGLLLQQHGLRWPRVSRADAWALLRLGFLGQGLHLALSSYGIHFSTPFSSSVLLACGPVFTLLILRAWGLERLRRPQLLGMAVAAAGALLFMSDKLLAANWRAGGGDLVLLTAAALFSYYTVAAKPLIERHGAVLVMCYASLAATVPVLAYATPAALRVDWAALSPWIWLGALWAIVVIGFLTWLAWGWVNAQRGVARTAPLIYLMPPIAGVAAWLSTGETFSAVKLAGAALALGGVALAQFAGQSRPAPVDTSPAAT; this is encoded by the coding sequence ATGCCCTCGCCAACGCTCGCCACTTCCGTCTCCTCCGCCCCTCACCGCCTCAGCCTCTGGGCCGGCCTGGCCGTCATCCTGGCCTGGGGCCTGAACTTCCCGCTGCAGAAAACCCTGCTCACGGCCATGGGCCCGGAGGGTTTTCTGTTCCTGCGCTTTGCGCTGATGCCGGTATTGGTGACCGGCCTGCTGCTGCAACAGCATGGCCTGCGCTGGCCGCGGGTGTCGCGCGCCGACGCCTGGGCGCTGCTGCGCCTGGGCTTTCTGGGTCAGGGCCTGCACCTGGCCCTGTCCAGCTACGGCATCCATTTCTCCACGCCCTTTTCCAGCTCGGTGCTGCTGGCCTGCGGGCCGGTATTCACCCTGCTGATCCTGCGTGCCTGGGGCCTGGAGCGCCTGCGCCGGCCGCAGCTGCTGGGCATGGCGGTGGCCGCCGCGGGCGCCCTGCTCTTCATGTCCGACAAGCTGCTGGCCGCCAACTGGCGCGCCGGTGGCGGCGACCTGGTACTGCTGACGGCCGCTGCCTTGTTCAGCTACTACACCGTGGCCGCCAAGCCCCTGATCGAGCGCCACGGTGCCGTGCTGGTGATGTGTTATGCCTCACTGGCCGCCACCGTGCCGGTGCTGGCCTATGCCACGCCCGCCGCCCTGCGCGTGGACTGGGCCGCGCTCAGCCCCTGGATCTGGCTGGGCGCGCTCTGGGCCATTGTCGTCATCGGTTTCCTGACCTGGCTGGCCTGGGGCTGGGTCAATGCCCAGCGCGGCGTGGCCCGCACGGCGCCACTGATTTACCTGATGCCGCCCATCGCCGGCGTGGCCGCCTGGCTCAGCACCGGTGAAACCTTCAGCGCCGTCAAGCTGGCCGGTGCCGCCCTGGCCCTGGGCGGCGTGGCCTTGGCCCAGTTCGCCGGCCAAAGCCGCCCCGCCCCTGTCGACACCAGCCCCGCCGCCACATGA
- a CDS encoding GNAT family N-acetyltransferase, which yields MTLAYTIEALNAAQFPEFRAYLHEHLQDNGSPETGYFQPQPRGQAEFPAERAAAFERGLGIAVGQPGWRRAWLARRVADGAILGHVDLRAHPMPHVEHRAQLGMGVHASARRQGLGQALIAHARDWALDQGSLYWIDLQVLSSNPGAQRLYQRMGFVLCGERADLFRIDGRSLGDLTMSLRLRPATHTG from the coding sequence ATGACCCTCGCGTACACCATCGAGGCCTTGAACGCCGCACAGTTCCCCGAGTTCCGCGCCTATCTGCACGAGCATCTGCAGGACAACGGCAGCCCCGAGACCGGCTACTTCCAGCCCCAGCCGCGCGGCCAGGCCGAGTTCCCGGCCGAGCGGGCCGCGGCCTTCGAACGCGGTCTGGGCATCGCCGTGGGCCAGCCGGGCTGGCGTCGCGCCTGGCTGGCACGCCGCGTGGCCGATGGGGCCATCCTCGGCCACGTCGACCTGCGCGCCCATCCCATGCCCCATGTCGAACACCGCGCCCAGCTGGGCATGGGCGTGCATGCCAGCGCGCGCCGCCAAGGCCTGGGCCAGGCCCTGATTGCCCACGCCCGCGACTGGGCGCTGGACCAGGGCAGCCTGTACTGGATCGATCTGCAGGTGCTGAGCAGCAACCCCGGCGCCCAGCGTCTGTATCAGCGCATGGGCTTTGTGCTGTGTGGCGAGCGGGCCGATCTCTTCCGCATCGATGGCCGGTCCCTGGGCGACCTCACGATGAGCTTGCGCCTGCGGCCCGCGACGCACACGGGCTGA
- a CDS encoding NADPH-dependent 2,4-dienoyl-CoA reductase has protein sequence MNYPHLLEPLDLGFTTLKNRVLMGSMHTGLEDGRKHFDRMAAYFAERARGEVGLMVTGGYAPNIEGWTKPFAGTLATSGAARRHRVVTEAVHAEGGKIALQILHTGRYGYSPLCVAPSRIQSPITPFTPRELSARGIERQIRAFIRCAKLAREAGYDGVEVMGSEGYLINQFLVTHTNHRQDAWGGSYANRMRFALEILTRMREAVGPDFIIIYRLSMLDLIPDGSSWDEVLQLARGVVKAGATLINTGIGWHEARVPTIATSVPRAAFAGVTAQLRAALRAEGITTPVITSNRINMPEVAENLLAEGAADMVSMARPFLADPAFVKKAREGRADEINTCIACNQACLDHAFQQKIASCLVNPRACHEQELPIIPIAALKAPRKKVAVVGAGPSGLAAATTLAERGHEVHLFDAAAQIGGQFTMASRIPGKEEFRETLRYFARRIELTGVQLHLNRRVDADALLGFDEVLLATGVTPRDPRIKGQAEGQARGQVLTYIDVLRHKKPVGARVAIVGAGGIGFDVAEYLAEAGAEDGHSLTQDLAAWQREWGVGDPVQLRAGYVRPEPAAPARAITLLQRRAGKPGAGLGKTTGWIHRAALKMKQVEMLSGVNYEAITPEGLWVSYGEKHADSQLIACDSIILCAGQEPLRELEAPLRAAGARVHVIGGALEAGELDAKRAILQGTRLAASL, from the coding sequence ATGAACTACCCGCACCTGCTTGAACCGCTGGACCTGGGCTTCACCACGCTGAAGAACCGCGTGCTGATGGGCAGCATGCACACCGGCCTGGAAGATGGCCGCAAGCACTTTGACCGCATGGCCGCCTATTTCGCCGAGCGCGCGCGCGGCGAGGTGGGCCTGATGGTGACCGGCGGCTATGCGCCCAATATCGAGGGCTGGACCAAGCCTTTCGCCGGCACCCTGGCCACCAGCGGCGCGGCGCGCCGCCACCGGGTGGTCACCGAGGCCGTGCATGCCGAGGGCGGCAAGATCGCCCTGCAGATCCTGCACACCGGCCGCTATGGCTATTCGCCGCTGTGCGTGGCGCCCTCGCGCATCCAGTCGCCGATCACGCCGTTCACGCCGCGCGAGCTCTCGGCCCGCGGCATCGAGCGGCAGATCCGCGCCTTCATCCGTTGCGCCAAGCTGGCCCGCGAGGCCGGCTATGACGGCGTCGAGGTGATGGGCTCCGAGGGCTATCTGATCAACCAGTTCCTGGTCACCCACACCAACCACCGCCAGGACGCCTGGGGCGGCAGCTACGCCAATCGCATGCGCTTCGCGCTCGAGATCCTCACCCGCATGCGCGAGGCCGTGGGGCCGGACTTCATCATCATCTACCGCCTGTCCATGCTGGACCTGATCCCCGACGGCAGCAGCTGGGACGAGGTGCTGCAGCTGGCGCGCGGCGTGGTCAAGGCCGGCGCGACGCTTATCAACACCGGCATCGGCTGGCATGAGGCGCGCGTGCCCACCATCGCCACCTCGGTGCCGCGCGCGGCCTTTGCCGGCGTGACCGCCCAGCTGCGCGCGGCCCTGCGTGCCGAGGGCATCACCACGCCGGTGATCACCAGCAACCGCATCAATATGCCGGAGGTGGCCGAGAACCTGCTGGCCGAGGGCGCGGCCGATATGGTCAGCATGGCCCGGCCTTTCCTGGCCGACCCGGCTTTTGTGAAGAAGGCGCGCGAGGGTCGCGCCGACGAGATCAACACCTGCATCGCCTGCAACCAGGCCTGCCTCGACCATGCCTTCCAGCAGAAGATCGCCTCCTGCCTGGTCAACCCGCGTGCCTGCCACGAGCAGGAGCTGCCCATCATCCCGATTGCCGCGCTGAAGGCGCCGCGCAAGAAGGTCGCCGTGGTCGGCGCCGGCCCCTCGGGTCTGGCGGCGGCCACCACCCTGGCCGAGCGCGGGCATGAGGTTCACCTCTTCGACGCCGCGGCGCAGATCGGCGGCCAATTCACCATGGCCAGCCGCATCCCGGGCAAGGAAGAGTTCCGCGAGACCCTGCGTTATTTCGCGCGCCGCATCGAGCTGACCGGTGTGCAGCTGCACCTGAACCGCCGTGTCGATGCCGACGCGCTGCTGGGCTTTGACGAAGTGCTGCTGGCCACCGGCGTGACGCCGCGCGACCCTCGCATCAAAGGCCAGGCCGAAGGCCAGGCACGGGGTCAGGTCTTGACTTACATCGACGTGCTGCGGCACAAGAAGCCCGTGGGCGCGCGCGTGGCCATCGTTGGCGCCGGCGGCATCGGCTTTGATGTGGCCGAGTACCTGGCCGAAGCGGGCGCGGAGGACGGCCACTCGCTGACGCAGGACCTGGCCGCCTGGCAGCGCGAATGGGGTGTGGGTGATCCGGTCCAGCTGCGTGCCGGCTATGTGCGGCCCGAGCCGGCCGCGCCGGCCCGCGCCATCACCCTGCTGCAGCGCCGCGCCGGCAAGCCGGGCGCCGGCCTGGGCAAGACCACGGGCTGGATCCACCGCGCCGCGCTGAAGATGAAGCAGGTGGAGATGCTGTCCGGCGTCAACTACGAGGCCATCACCCCCGAAGGCCTGTGGGTCAGCTACGGCGAGAAGCATGCCGACAGCCAGCTGATCGCCTGCGACAGCATCATCTTGTGCGCCGGCCAGGAGCCGCTGCGCGAGCTGGAAGCACCGCTGCGTGCGGCAGGCGCCCGCGTCCATGTGATCGGCGGCGCACTCGAGGCCGGCGAATTGGATGCAAAGCGTGCAATCTTGCAGGGAACCCGGCTCGCAGCGTCCCTGTAA
- a CDS encoding RidA family protein → MNSSRLPTEEPISHLEYLGVPPTASDQQPRPLSPAVRAGDFVYVSGQVPTDVHGEVVAGGIEAQTRQVMAHLQAALALAGCTLDDVCKTTVWLQDARDFGAFNRVYLSYFPRGKPARSTTEARLMIDAKVEIDAVAYRPVAAITRTG, encoded by the coding sequence ATGAACAGCAGCCGCCTACCCACCGAAGAGCCGATCAGCCACCTTGAATACCTGGGCGTACCGCCCACGGCCAGTGATCAGCAGCCCCGCCCGCTTTCGCCCGCCGTGCGCGCCGGCGATTTCGTCTACGTCTCGGGCCAGGTGCCCACCGATGTGCATGGCGAGGTGGTGGCGGGCGGCATCGAGGCGCAGACCCGCCAGGTCATGGCCCATCTGCAAGCCGCCCTGGCCCTGGCCGGCTGCACCCTGGACGATGTCTGCAAGACGACGGTCTGGCTGCAGGACGCGCGCGATTTCGGCGCCTTCAACCGCGTCTATCTGAGCTATTTCCCGCGCGGCAAACCGGCCCGCTCCACCACCGAGGCGCGGCTGATGATCGATGCGAAAGTGGAGATCGACGCGGTGGCCTACCGGCCCGTGGCGGCGATCACCAGAACCGGCTGA
- a CDS encoding DUF4397 domain-containing protein, producing the protein MRFKQIWGSGLSCLALSAVTLLSACGGGSGSSSNTQVRLLNASVGYSSLDLAVNSTTLNTGVAYGNVGSYASVDINATSSQIQTTGVGATVANLTPTLAADSHYTLIAYGWGGAVRNSLLQETETAPDANKSKLLVLNLAPDAGALDVYITAANNSDSLETATPVDSAIAGGTGSGYNTLNSGTFRITLTGSGKPSDIRLDLPSVTLESTGVATLVATATSGGRLVNGMVLKQQGAVSNLPTTKARVRVAATLAGSASVNASIGGQSVLPSTLAPQIGAYTTVEAGAPVLDLRVNGIALNTSNPTLKAGGDYTLLVWGTAASPQLSVLSDDNRLPTASGTAKIRLINGLSGANTGLGMALDYSSIASNITPGSASSAAVVNASATASLLTVNSPASATAIYSNASLIVPTSAVFSLFMMGDPAAPIGQLVRDDR; encoded by the coding sequence ATGCGATTCAAGCAAATCTGGGGCTCAGGCCTGAGCTGCCTGGCCCTGAGCGCGGTCACCCTTCTGAGCGCCTGCGGCGGCGGCAGTGGCAGCAGCAGCAACACCCAAGTCCGCCTGCTCAATGCCAGCGTGGGCTACAGCTCGCTGGACCTGGCCGTCAACAGCACGACGCTCAACACCGGCGTGGCTTACGGCAACGTGGGCAGCTATGCCAGCGTCGACATCAACGCCACCAGCTCGCAGATCCAGACCACCGGCGTGGGCGCCACCGTGGCCAACCTGACCCCCACTCTGGCGGCCGACAGCCACTACACCTTGATCGCCTACGGCTGGGGCGGCGCGGTGCGCAACAGCCTGCTGCAGGAGACCGAGACCGCCCCCGATGCCAACAAGAGCAAGCTGCTGGTCTTGAACCTGGCGCCCGATGCCGGCGCGCTGGACGTCTACATCACCGCCGCCAACAACAGCGACAGCCTGGAGACCGCCACCCCGGTGGACAGCGCCATCGCCGGCGGCACCGGCAGCGGCTACAACACCCTGAACTCCGGGACCTTCCGCATCACCCTGACCGGCAGCGGCAAGCCCAGCGACATCCGCCTCGACCTGCCCAGCGTCACGCTGGAATCCACCGGCGTGGCCACCCTCGTGGCCACCGCCACCTCCGGCGGCCGCCTGGTCAATGGCATGGTGCTCAAGCAGCAGGGCGCCGTCAGCAACCTGCCCACCACCAAGGCGCGGGTACGCGTGGCCGCCACCCTGGCCGGCTCCGCCTCGGTGAACGCCAGCATCGGCGGCCAGAGCGTGCTGCCCTCCACCCTGGCGCCGCAGATCGGTGCCTACACCACGGTGGAGGCCGGCGCCCCGGTGCTGGACCTGCGCGTCAACGGCATCGCGCTGAACACCAGCAACCCCACGCTCAAGGCCGGCGGCGACTACACCCTGCTGGTCTGGGGCACAGCCGCCAGCCCGCAGCTCAGCGTGCTCAGCGATGACAACCGCCTGCCCACCGCCAGCGGCACCGCCAAGATCCGGCTGATCAATGGCCTCTCGGGCGCCAACACCGGCCTGGGCATGGCGCTGGACTACAGCAGCATCGCCAGCAACATCACGCCGGGCAGCGCCTCCAGCGCCGCCGTGGTCAACGCCAGCGCCACCGCCTCCCTGCTGACCGTGAACTCGCCCGCCTCCGCCACCGCCATCTACAGCAACGCCAGCCTGATCGTGCCGACCAGCGCGGTGTTCAGCCTGTTCATGATGGGCGACCCGGCGGCGCCGATCGGCCAATTGGTGCGCGACGACCGTTGA
- a CDS encoding alanine racemase: MDTKTAPTLSVSPHHPERSHELLGPWLKGFPPLQAPLLLSALAAQGWQALGPEMPMPLALLRREALAHNIAWMQRFASQRGLSLAPHGKTTMSPQLFRRQLDAGAWGLSFANVQQLRIGVQAGGVRRALIANQLLGEAELGLLAELLRQTPGLRVASFADSPAQCQLLQAWQGRQGPGAPALELLLELGSEGGRCGVRDHDAALALARQVRAAPGLRLVGLAFYEGLGARGEDEADRAWMAGWTQRAHALLAACEAEDLFELADGQELLISAGGSALFDLVCGALRPPSRHRWRGLLRSGCYITHDHGLYKRLVDVAAPRIAAEGLSEAGEPGLQGALEVWCQVLSCPEPGLALLGAGRRDLSYDQGMPTPIAWAPLGQLQPGPAPAGWRIEAMNDQHAYLRWDAQDPAIAVPAVGDRVGLGISHPCTTFDKWTWLPIVEGEDYRIVDAVLTHF; this comes from the coding sequence ATGGATACCAAGACCGCTCCCACCCTTTCCGTTTCACCTCACCACCCCGAGCGCAGCCACGAGCTGCTCGGCCCCTGGCTCAAGGGCTTTCCGCCTTTGCAGGCGCCCCTGCTCTTGAGCGCGCTGGCCGCCCAGGGCTGGCAGGCGCTGGGGCCTGAGATGCCCATGCCTTTGGCCCTGCTGCGGCGCGAGGCCCTGGCCCACAACATCGCCTGGATGCAGCGCTTCGCCAGCCAGCGCGGCCTGAGCCTGGCGCCGCATGGCAAGACCACCATGAGCCCGCAGCTCTTTCGCCGCCAGCTCGATGCCGGCGCCTGGGGCTTGAGCTTTGCCAATGTGCAGCAGCTGCGCATCGGCGTGCAGGCCGGCGGCGTGCGCCGCGCACTGATCGCCAACCAACTGCTCGGTGAGGCTGAGCTGGGCCTGCTGGCCGAGCTGCTGCGCCAGACCCCGGGCCTGCGCGTGGCCAGCTTTGCCGATTCGCCCGCTCAGTGCCAGCTCTTGCAAGCCTGGCAGGGGCGCCAGGGGCCCGGGGCGCCAGCGCTGGAGCTGCTCCTGGAGCTGGGCTCCGAGGGCGGCCGCTGCGGCGTGCGTGATCACGACGCGGCTCTGGCCCTGGCCCGCCAGGTCCGAGCCGCGCCGGGCCTGCGCCTGGTGGGCCTGGCCTTTTACGAGGGCCTGGGGGCGCGCGGCGAGGACGAGGCCGACCGGGCCTGGATGGCAGGATGGACGCAGCGCGCCCATGCCCTGCTGGCCGCCTGCGAGGCGGAAGATTTGTTCGAGCTGGCCGATGGCCAGGAGCTCTTGATCTCGGCCGGCGGCTCGGCGCTGTTTGATCTGGTCTGTGGCGCGCTGCGCCCGCCAAGCCGCCACCGCTGGCGCGGTCTGCTGCGCTCGGGCTGCTACATCACCCACGACCATGGTTTGTACAAGCGCCTGGTCGATGTGGCCGCGCCGCGCATCGCGGCCGAGGGCTTGTCGGAAGCCGGCGAGCCCGGCCTGCAAGGCGCGCTGGAGGTCTGGTGCCAGGTCTTGTCCTGCCCCGAGCCGGGCCTGGCCCTGCTGGGCGCGGGCCGGCGTGATCTTTCGTACGACCAGGGCATGCCCACGCCCATCGCCTGGGCCCCGCTGGGCCAGCTGCAGCCCGGCCCGGCCCCGGCCGGCTGGCGCATCGAAGCCATGAACGACCAGCATGCCTACCTGCGCTGGGACGCGCAGGACCCGGCCATTGCGGTGCCCGCCGTGGGCGACCGGGTCGGCCTGGGCATCTCCCACCCCTGCACCACCTTCGACAAATGGACCTGGCTGCCCATCGTCGAGGGCGAGGACTACCGCATCGTCGATGCGGTGTTGACGCATTTCTGA